From the genome of Rhizobium sp. NXC24, one region includes:
- a CDS encoding CHAP domain-containing protein has translation MITRRVLLAMVATVPVLKSELAFGGKTGRETIVQLQYPPPLVTIPERRMRRSAPTPMEIEQTRDAVALTPTGPRPIDIAQSFIDRYYERKPSVISQRPPPAALNPLIAEFLAVTALHPLNDPVPWCAAFINFCIRRNGGVGSSSAWSQSFLPPAFDAVESPQEGDLAVFTCVSSFTGKDIGLGHVAFFRRFEDEQHLVVVGGNQATQDHSSIISQRILPIGNKPVRRHTSTGKVISAMMHLNQFVRPA, from the coding sequence ATGATTACGCGGCGAGTGCTTTTGGCGATGGTTGCGACCGTTCCGGTCCTAAAATCCGAGCTTGCCTTTGGAGGCAAAACTGGTCGCGAGACCATCGTCCAACTGCAATACCCACCGCCCCTGGTCACCATCCCAGAGCGGCGGATGCGACGCTCCGCTCCGACACCCATGGAGATTGAACAAACTCGTGACGCCGTTGCCTTAACGCCGACCGGACCGCGTCCGATCGACATCGCGCAGAGTTTTATCGACCGCTACTACGAGCGCAAACCTTCAGTCATCTCGCAACGACCACCGCCGGCAGCACTGAACCCTCTCATTGCCGAATTTCTCGCGGTTACAGCGCTGCATCCGCTGAACGATCCGGTTCCATGGTGCGCTGCCTTCATCAATTTCTGCATCCGCCGTAATGGCGGGGTAGGCAGTTCAAGCGCATGGTCGCAGTCGTTCCTGCCACCGGCGTTCGACGCTGTCGAGTCACCTCAGGAAGGCGACCTGGCAGTCTTCACCTGCGTTAGCTCATTTACAGGGAAAGATATCGGACTAGGCCATGTAGCTTTCTTCAGACGTTTCGAAGACGAGCAGCACCTTGTCGTCGTTGGCGGCAATCAGGCAACACAAGACCATTCCAGCATCATTTCACAGAGAATTTTGCCAATCGGCAACAAGCCCGTGCGAAGGCACACAAGCACCGGCAAAGTAATATCGGCGATGATGCACCTCAACCAGTTTGTGCGACCGGCATAA
- a CDS encoding ABC transporter ATP-binding protein, with translation MANVELAHINKTFGAVETIPDLTLAIPDGSFTVLVGPSGCGKSTLLRMIAGLEEPTKGSITIGGRDVTREEPSKRGISMVFQSYALFPHMTVEQNIDFGLRLAKMPAKERESRVAAAADVLHLKPLLKRRPAALSGGQRQRVAIGRSIVRNPEVFLFDEPLSNLDAALRTQMRVELADLHQRLKATMVYVTHDQVEAMTLADQIVVMNAGRIEQIGSPLELYNKPQTLFVATFIGSPKMNLVSGDAARKEGATTLGIRPEHLAMDNDGRWTGTVRIAEHLGNETIAYIQSEVGELIARFAGHRDFKAGEILRMSPDLQHLHRFDEDGRRMSEQ, from the coding sequence ATGGCCAATGTAGAACTTGCGCACATCAACAAAACCTTTGGAGCTGTCGAGACCATTCCGGACCTCACACTCGCGATTCCCGATGGGTCGTTCACCGTCCTTGTCGGCCCATCAGGTTGCGGCAAATCCACGCTGTTGCGAATGATCGCCGGTCTGGAGGAGCCGACAAAGGGCTCAATCACCATTGGCGGAAGGGACGTAACGCGTGAGGAGCCATCCAAACGCGGAATCTCGATGGTCTTTCAATCCTATGCGCTTTTTCCGCATATGACAGTCGAACAGAACATCGATTTTGGCCTGCGGCTCGCGAAGATGCCGGCAAAGGAGCGTGAGTCGAGGGTGGCCGCTGCTGCGGACGTGTTGCATCTCAAGCCGCTATTGAAACGCAGACCTGCGGCTCTCTCCGGCGGCCAGCGGCAACGAGTGGCGATCGGGCGATCGATCGTGCGCAATCCTGAGGTGTTCTTATTCGACGAACCTCTCTCGAATCTGGACGCTGCTTTGCGCACGCAAATGCGTGTTGAACTGGCGGACCTCCATCAGCGGCTGAAGGCAACCATGGTTTATGTGACGCATGATCAAGTCGAGGCTATGACATTGGCTGATCAAATCGTTGTCATGAATGCGGGCCGCATTGAGCAGATCGGCTCTCCGCTCGAGCTTTATAACAAGCCCCAAACCTTGTTCGTTGCCACATTTATCGGGTCCCCCAAGATGAATCTGGTCTCCGGTGACGCGGCTCGCAAAGAAGGCGCCACCACGCTCGGCATACGGCCCGAGCATCTAGCGATGGACAATGACGGTCGGTGGACAGGAACCGTGCGTATCGCCGAACATCTCGGCAACGAGACGATCGCTTACATCCAGTCAGAGGTTGGCGAACTTATAGCCCGCTTCGCCGGTCATCGCGACTTTAAGGCAGGTGAAATCCTGCGGATGAGCCCTGACCTGCAACATCTCCATCGCTTCGATGAAGATGGCCGCCGTATGTCGGAGCAATGA
- a CDS encoding carbohydrate ABC transporter permease — MNLFRLLPALGKIVVLLLFTGFVLSPLTVAVFGGFKTNGELRSNPFGLPQRWNLEYYSAMVGDPSFWRYLGNSLFISLATVFLTIIVAAAAAYVFAQIRFLGARMVQSYLLAGLVFPFATAILPLFIKVRDLGLLDSYWAVILPQTAFGLSLSIMLFKTFFEQLPKELFEAAYVEGCGYVRFFWQFTLPLSTPILATVGVFVFVSSWNNFLLPLVVVNSRDLFTWPLGMMQFRGEYLAEWNRTLAFISLTILPAIVFFVAAQKYIVAGLTGGAVKG; from the coding sequence ATGAATCTCTTCCGCTTACTTCCTGCCTTGGGCAAAATCGTCGTCCTGCTGTTGTTCACCGGCTTTGTTCTCAGCCCTCTTACGGTCGCCGTATTTGGCGGGTTCAAGACGAACGGAGAGCTCCGCTCAAATCCCTTCGGCCTGCCGCAGCGATGGAACCTCGAGTATTATTCTGCCATGGTTGGCGATCCCTCATTCTGGCGGTATCTCGGGAATTCGCTGTTCATTTCATTGGCCACGGTTTTCCTGACGATCATCGTGGCGGCGGCAGCAGCCTATGTCTTTGCTCAAATCCGCTTTCTCGGCGCGCGAATGGTGCAGTCCTATCTCCTGGCCGGGCTCGTCTTTCCGTTTGCGACCGCCATCCTGCCGCTGTTCATCAAGGTTCGGGATCTCGGACTTCTGGACAGCTATTGGGCGGTGATCCTGCCTCAAACCGCATTCGGCCTTTCGCTTTCAATCATGCTGTTCAAAACGTTCTTCGAGCAACTGCCGAAAGAACTGTTCGAGGCGGCCTATGTCGAAGGATGTGGCTACGTTCGCTTCTTCTGGCAATTCACGCTTCCGCTCTCGACGCCTATTCTGGCAACGGTCGGGGTTTTCGTTTTCGTGAGTAGCTGGAACAACTTTCTGTTGCCGCTCGTCGTCGTAAACTCTCGTGATCTTTTCACATGGCCGCTCGGCATGATGCAATTCCGGGGCGAATATCTTGCGGAATGGAACCGTACGCTCGCCTTTATTTCACTCACCATTCTGCCGGCGATCGTGTTTTTCGTCGCTGCTCAGAAATACATTGTCGCTGGCCTCACAGGTGGTGCGGTCAAAGGTTGA
- a CDS encoding sugar ABC transporter permease, translating into MPGANGCPVRRRKREDKMTGLALNGMGVDRKVGRHISSQTRAVLLMLPPALILFTLFVALPLADAAYYSLFKWNGFGNPTEFVGFENFRQALGHDVFWQAVRNSLSVLGVSVVIQLPIALGLALLIYEKTTSNTLFRLIFFLPFILAEIASGLIWSFVFDGNTGVAAFIFNALGWPPFFILADRHWAFAAILLVIVWKYFGFHMMIYIAALQAVPKELLEAARLEGAGRWAVVRHVQIPMIASAIGVSVFFSIVGSLQLFDVVIPLTNGGPSNTTHTIVTYLYTFGLTRTRIGFGSAVGVMLFVAAVAVSAIYQRLISKGGRI; encoded by the coding sequence TTGCCGGGCGCCAATGGGTGCCCGGTTCGGCGACGAAAAAGGGAGGATAAAATGACTGGGCTAGCACTCAACGGAATGGGAGTGGATAGAAAAGTCGGAAGGCATATCAGCAGTCAGACGCGTGCGGTCCTTCTGATGTTGCCACCGGCGTTGATTCTGTTCACACTCTTCGTGGCATTGCCGCTTGCCGATGCTGCTTATTACAGCCTGTTCAAATGGAATGGGTTTGGCAACCCGACGGAATTCGTAGGATTTGAGAATTTCCGGCAGGCGCTCGGCCATGACGTGTTCTGGCAAGCTGTGCGCAATTCGCTGTCGGTATTGGGCGTATCCGTCGTCATCCAGCTCCCGATCGCGCTCGGACTGGCATTGCTGATCTATGAGAAAACGACATCCAATACCCTCTTCCGCCTCATTTTCTTCTTGCCATTCATTCTGGCAGAGATTGCATCCGGGTTAATTTGGAGCTTTGTTTTCGACGGCAATACCGGCGTCGCTGCATTCATTTTTAACGCATTGGGATGGCCGCCGTTTTTCATCCTCGCCGATCGTCATTGGGCTTTTGCCGCCATTCTCCTAGTGATCGTTTGGAAGTACTTCGGCTTCCATATGATGATCTATATCGCAGCTCTCCAGGCCGTACCTAAGGAGCTGCTTGAAGCGGCGCGTCTGGAAGGCGCGGGACGCTGGGCTGTCGTTCGGCACGTGCAGATTCCCATGATTGCGTCAGCAATCGGCGTATCGGTCTTCTTTTCGATTGTTGGTTCGCTACAGCTGTTCGACGTCGTCATCCCACTCACCAACGGCGGTCCATCCAACACGACCCACACCATCGTCACCTATCTCTATACCTTCGGCCTCACCCGCACCCGGATCGGTTTCGGCAGCGCCGTTGGTGTGATGCTCTTCGTAGCCGCAGTTGCAGTCTCGGCAATCTATCAACGTCTCATCAGCAAAGGCGGCCGGATATGA
- a CDS encoding extracellular solute-binding protein: MKPIPTLRMMAAASAFAALFASTALADVTVHILRSEVPNAEKAYHQQMATNFEKSHPGVQISFEYIANEAYKQKLTTLLQSEQKPDLIFSFAGGVLKQQAESGVLQDISGSISDDVKARIPSAGFDAFTVDGKLYGLPVNVAEVVFWCNRDLAQKAGVDLNAIKTWDDFLGALKKAKAAGITPIVVGGKDKWPLMFYYGYLWVREAGKAGMAAAMAGKGDGFAAAPFVKAGEDFKKLIDLQPFEPGFMDTTFEQATGQFGDGKALFHLMGDWDYGTQKQNSVSGKGILDEKLAAIRFPAVVGGAGDPSDTFGGINGYAVVAGAQPEAIEFVKYMTEVENQKVAGAQGHYIPVAKGSEEGITNPYFRMMSEDVSKSKFHQLFLDQAFGSDVGATALDISADLAQGVTTPQDAAKAMQDAWSMR, encoded by the coding sequence ATGAAACCAATTCCCACCCTGCGTATGATGGCGGCTGCGTCCGCTTTTGCCGCTCTCTTTGCGTCCACAGCCCTTGCTGACGTGACCGTCCATATCCTGCGGTCGGAAGTCCCGAACGCGGAAAAGGCATACCATCAGCAGATGGCAACAAATTTCGAAAAGTCGCACCCTGGCGTTCAAATATCTTTCGAATATATCGCCAACGAAGCCTACAAGCAGAAGCTGACAACACTTCTCCAGTCGGAGCAGAAGCCGGACCTCATTTTCAGCTTCGCGGGGGGCGTCTTGAAGCAGCAGGCGGAATCAGGCGTGCTGCAGGATATCTCCGGTTCGATCTCCGACGATGTGAAAGCCAGGATTCCAAGTGCTGGCTTTGATGCATTTACCGTCGATGGCAAGCTGTACGGCTTGCCGGTCAATGTCGCCGAGGTCGTATTCTGGTGCAATCGCGATCTTGCGCAAAAGGCAGGCGTCGATCTCAATGCCATCAAAACCTGGGATGATTTTCTCGGCGCCCTGAAGAAGGCTAAGGCGGCCGGCATCACCCCGATCGTAGTCGGAGGAAAAGACAAGTGGCCGCTGATGTTTTACTACGGCTACTTGTGGGTGCGCGAGGCCGGAAAGGCTGGTATGGCCGCGGCGATGGCCGGCAAAGGTGATGGCTTTGCCGCAGCCCCGTTCGTCAAGGCCGGCGAAGATTTCAAGAAGCTCATTGACCTGCAACCCTTCGAGCCGGGTTTTATGGACACCACGTTTGAGCAGGCGACCGGTCAATTCGGTGACGGCAAGGCTCTGTTTCATCTGATGGGTGATTGGGATTATGGGACCCAGAAGCAGAATTCGGTAAGCGGCAAGGGGATTCTGGATGAAAAGCTTGCCGCCATTCGCTTTCCAGCCGTTGTTGGCGGTGCGGGGGATCCGAGCGACACGTTCGGGGGCATCAACGGTTACGCCGTTGTCGCCGGCGCTCAACCAGAGGCCATTGAATTCGTGAAATACATGACCGAGGTCGAAAATCAGAAGGTTGCCGGTGCTCAAGGTCATTATATCCCCGTCGCCAAGGGATCCGAGGAAGGCATAACCAATCCCTACTTCCGCATGATGTCGGAAGACGTTTCGAAGTCGAAGTTCCACCAGCTCTTTCTAGACCAGGCATTTGGCTCCGATGTCGGAGCCACGGCACTCGATATCTCTGCCGATCTCGCGCAAGGCGTGACCACACCCCAGGATGCAGCAAAAGCCATGCAGGACGCCTGGTCGATGCGCTAA
- a CDS encoding glycoside hydrolase family 30 beta sandwich domain-containing protein: protein MTIEWISSSPEQAWKSNDVSSDATGSSLSLWYDDVVLDEFRGFGGCFNELGWKALQLLGQSERREVLEALFSENGCAFNYCRLPIGASDYAESWYSHNESDGDFAMETFSIARDHKNLIPYIEAARAVRGKDFSLFASPWSPPTWMKFPKAYNYGTLIWEPRYRKAYAEYLARFIQAYEQAGIAIQAIHVQNEPNSDQKFPSCIWTGAKMRDFIRDDLGPTFKAAGLKTDIWAGTIERGDFNGWAGTIFSDPAAAAFISGIGFQWAGKWAVQRTRQAFPDLPIIQTENECGDGSNSWEYAHYVFDLIQHYLSNGAEAYVYWNMVLEPRGTSTWGWQQNSMITVDPETGSVIYNPEFYVMKHFSRFVKPGAAVLKTAGPLAGNALAFQNIDGREVYVIQNASEAPRSITVRGGRETVSLNLAPLSINTLAL, encoded by the coding sequence ATGACCATCGAATGGATCTCCTCCTCACCGGAACAAGCGTGGAAATCCAATGATGTTAGCTCGGATGCAACCGGCTCATCATTGTCATTGTGGTACGACGATGTTGTCCTGGACGAGTTTCGGGGATTTGGCGGTTGCTTCAACGAACTCGGCTGGAAAGCGCTGCAACTGCTCGGGCAATCAGAGCGCCGCGAGGTGCTTGAAGCGCTTTTTTCCGAGAATGGCTGCGCCTTCAACTATTGCCGCCTCCCAATAGGAGCGAGCGACTATGCTGAAAGCTGGTACAGCCACAATGAGAGTGACGGCGATTTTGCGATGGAGACATTCTCCATTGCGCGCGATCACAAGAACCTGATCCCCTATATCGAAGCGGCACGCGCGGTACGGGGAAAGGACTTTAGCCTTTTTGCCTCGCCGTGGAGCCCGCCGACCTGGATGAAGTTTCCGAAGGCTTATAACTACGGGACGCTCATCTGGGAACCGCGATATCGCAAGGCTTATGCCGAGTATCTGGCCCGCTTCATCCAAGCTTATGAGCAGGCAGGTATCGCGATACAGGCCATTCACGTGCAGAACGAGCCCAACTCGGATCAAAAGTTCCCATCGTGCATCTGGACGGGTGCAAAGATGCGCGACTTCATTCGCGATGATCTTGGCCCCACCTTCAAAGCCGCTGGCCTGAAGACGGATATCTGGGCGGGCACAATCGAACGCGGTGATTTCAACGGCTGGGCAGGCACGATCTTTTCCGATCCGGCAGCTGCCGCCTTTATAAGCGGCATTGGTTTTCAGTGGGCCGGCAAATGGGCGGTGCAGCGTACACGCCAGGCATTTCCAGATCTGCCGATCATCCAGACGGAAAATGAATGCGGTGACGGCTCGAACAGCTGGGAATATGCCCATTATGTGTTCGATCTCATCCAACATTACCTTTCGAACGGAGCCGAAGCCTACGTCTACTGGAACATGGTGCTGGAACCCCGCGGTACCAGCACGTGGGGCTGGCAGCAGAACTCGATGATCACGGTTGATCCCGAAACAGGCTCGGTGATCTACAATCCTGAATTTTACGTGATGAAGCATTTTAGCCGTTTTGTGAAACCGGGCGCAGCCGTTTTGAAAACTGCCGGACCACTCGCTGGCAATGCGCTGGCCTTCCAAAATATCGACGGTCGCGAGGTCTACGTCATTCAGAATGCGTCCGAAGCACCAAGGTCGATCACGGTGAGGGGCGGCCGTGAAACCGTATCTTTGAACCTTGCTCCGCTTTCCATCAACACACTGGCACTTTGA
- a CDS encoding ROK family transcriptional regulator, which yields MALKGDQSTTRALNRRLVLNLLRREGGLSRGEIASRTGLSNAAITGVVTELMNEGFVKEGESGQSSGGRKPTPLDIDYSARLSIGLKLMEDRLEAVLTDLATEQIANHVVALPRLVPDRVTEAAQQAVEHLLTKARQPREKLIGVGLAMPGLIDIERGVCLISHRFGWKDVPIAALLAERLNVPVWVDNDVNAFAIAQQLFGHARRRNSALVLIIGTGVGAALIFNGQIHRGARYAAGEVGFAVDSTALGAPREHRLSWGSRFSEPAMTKAWSEIQATQPHHPPLELQQAASSGDLRAIAYLGQTGHEIGVRLVTMIDLVDPDVVIVGGEAIRFGCGLVEPLIAAVNEYCFETPPPVEVDWENNVWSRGASALAIQKFFDFESAAGFEAKLLSE from the coding sequence ATGGCGCTCAAAGGCGACCAAAGCACGACACGAGCATTAAACAGGCGCCTTGTCCTCAATCTGCTGCGACGAGAAGGCGGGCTGAGCCGTGGAGAGATTGCCAGCCGCACGGGGCTCAGCAATGCCGCTATTACCGGCGTTGTGACAGAGTTGATGAACGAGGGCTTTGTCAAGGAAGGCGAAAGCGGACAAAGCAGTGGTGGCAGAAAACCTACGCCGCTCGATATCGATTACTCTGCGCGCCTTTCAATTGGATTGAAATTGATGGAGGACCGGCTTGAGGCTGTTCTCACCGATCTAGCAACTGAGCAGATCGCAAACCATGTCGTCGCGCTGCCCCGCCTGGTTCCCGATCGAGTGACCGAGGCCGCTCAACAGGCGGTGGAACATTTGCTGACCAAGGCACGACAACCTCGCGAGAAACTGATCGGCGTAGGATTGGCGATGCCGGGCCTCATCGATATCGAACGAGGGGTATGCCTGATTTCGCATCGCTTCGGTTGGAAGGATGTTCCGATAGCTGCCCTCCTTGCAGAACGGCTGAACGTCCCGGTCTGGGTGGATAACGATGTAAACGCGTTTGCAATCGCCCAGCAGTTATTCGGCCATGCTCGCCGTCGCAATTCGGCACTTGTGCTAATCATTGGCACCGGTGTCGGCGCTGCCCTGATCTTTAATGGGCAGATCCATCGAGGTGCTCGATATGCTGCCGGTGAAGTCGGCTTTGCTGTAGATTCGACGGCACTGGGAGCTCCGCGTGAACACAGGCTGAGCTGGGGAAGCCGCTTCTCCGAGCCGGCCATGACCAAGGCGTGGTCGGAAATTCAAGCCACGCAGCCCCACCACCCGCCGCTTGAGCTGCAGCAGGCAGCCTCCAGCGGCGATCTTCGCGCGATTGCCTATCTTGGCCAGACGGGTCATGAGATCGGCGTGAGGTTGGTGACGATGATCGATCTCGTTGACCCTGACGTCGTCATTGTCGGTGGGGAAGCAATTCGCTTTGGATGCGGTTTGGTCGAGCCGCTGATAGCTGCGGTTAACGAATATTGTTTCGAAACACCTCCCCCAGTCGAGGTGGATTGGGAGAATAACGTGTGGTCGCGTGGTGCATCCGCGCTTGCTATCCAGAAGTTCTTCGATTTTGAAAGTGCGGCTGGCTTCGAAGCCAAGTTGCTGTCGGAATAG
- a CDS encoding VOC family protein — protein MIKLRQLAHVCIFTRDLDKTRAFYRDVLGADTQFSFLRDGKIFGFYVNCNGRTAIEVFEKSETSYSEHNQINHFCLEVEDMDDAIEHIRSKGVEITNKRLACDDTYQAWLRDPNDVRIELFEYTDRSAQFIGGDRIADW, from the coding sequence ATGATTAAGCTCAGACAACTCGCCCATGTTTGCATTTTCACCCGGGATCTCGATAAGACCCGGGCGTTTTATCGGGACGTACTTGGCGCGGACACTCAGTTCAGTTTTCTCCGCGACGGCAAAATCTTCGGTTTCTACGTCAACTGCAATGGACGGACCGCAATCGAAGTTTTCGAAAAGAGCGAGACCAGCTACAGCGAACATAACCAGATCAACCACTTCTGCCTTGAGGTGGAAGACATGGACGATGCCATCGAACATATCCGATCCAAAGGGGTCGAGATTACCAACAAGAGGCTTGCGTGCGATGACACGTATCAAGCTTGGTTGCGCGATCCCAACGACGTCCGAATTGAGCTGTTCGAATACACGGATAGAAGTGCCCAGTTTATCGGTGGTGACCGCATTGCCGATTGGTAA
- a CDS encoding LysR family transcriptional regulator, whose translation MDFEDLQTFVEVANAGGVSPAARRLGVSKSIVSRRLFRLEAELGVQLLARTTRGASLTEAGVTFRDHAARVCAEMDVARETILPDGELRGLLRITAPLSFGTTHLAPVLAEFARRHPLLCVHTAYTDRFVDIIAEGFDCAVRVGYLPDSNLVARRIGPIHGMLVASPAYIKEHGAPETSEELLTHQFLMQGTEARQLIDGDKTITIHPQGRFKADNGIALAAAAVAGLGIAALPDFLVETYLASGALTQVMTRYRCPEAGIYVVRPPGQHPARKIRALTELMIQHFG comes from the coding sequence TTGGATTTTGAAGATCTGCAGACATTTGTCGAAGTGGCCAACGCTGGCGGCGTTTCGCCGGCTGCTCGGCGGCTAGGTGTTTCAAAGTCCATCGTCAGTAGGCGGTTGTTTCGATTGGAAGCAGAGCTGGGCGTCCAGCTTCTAGCGCGAACGACACGGGGCGCGTCCCTGACCGAAGCCGGAGTCACATTCCGAGACCATGCGGCCCGAGTTTGCGCCGAGATGGATGTTGCTCGGGAAACCATCTTGCCTGATGGCGAGTTGCGCGGGCTCCTACGGATTACAGCCCCTTTGTCATTCGGGACGACGCATTTGGCACCGGTGCTCGCCGAATTCGCTAGGCGTCACCCACTACTCTGCGTGCACACGGCTTACACTGATCGCTTCGTTGATATCATTGCCGAAGGCTTTGATTGTGCAGTGCGCGTCGGGTACCTTCCCGACTCGAACCTTGTCGCTCGGCGGATTGGCCCGATCCATGGCATGCTGGTCGCGAGCCCAGCCTACATCAAAGAACATGGAGCCCCCGAGACGTCCGAAGAACTCCTGACCCACCAATTTCTTATGCAGGGAACGGAAGCTCGGCAGCTGATCGATGGAGATAAGACGATCACTATTCACCCGCAAGGCCGGTTCAAGGCAGACAATGGAATCGCGCTGGCGGCCGCGGCAGTGGCGGGACTTGGAATTGCTGCGCTTCCGGATTTCCTTGTGGAAACCTATTTGGCGTCCGGTGCCCTAACGCAAGTGATGACCCGTTATCGTTGCCCGGAGGCTGGCATATATGTGGTCCGGCCGCCTGGACAACACCCTGCGCGCAAAATCCGGGCGCTTACAGAACTGATGATCCAACATTTTGGATAA
- a CDS encoding LLM class flavin-dependent oxidoreductase, producing MEIGIDSFAAILPDPATGRLPSATDRMADLIEEVEVADRVGLDVFGIGEHHRAEFLDSAPPIILAAAAARTGQIRLTSAVTVLSAADPVRVFQEFATLDLISKGRVEITVGRGSFGEAYPLFGLDTRNYDALFAEKLDLLLKLRETINLKWEGHFRPRLDGQGVFPRPHQQRLPVWVGVGGTPQSFARAGALGLPLMVAIIGGSFERFRPLVDLYREAGQRAGHPPEQLTVGVHAMGFVGETTGKAKDAFFPGWAHLTAKIGRERGWSSPTRQQFEAMCGPEGAFLIGDPATVAGKMLKASAALGGVSRITFQMSTASLDTTAMKRSIELLGNDVAPIVRTAQAKPSGTLDF from the coding sequence ATGGAAATTGGCATAGACAGTTTCGCGGCAATCCTGCCCGATCCGGCAACAGGAAGGCTGCCTTCGGCAACTGACCGCATGGCCGATCTCATCGAGGAGGTCGAGGTTGCCGACCGCGTCGGGCTCGACGTGTTCGGCATCGGCGAGCACCACCGTGCCGAATTCTTGGATTCTGCACCGCCGATCATTTTGGCGGCTGCGGCTGCCCGCACGGGCCAGATCCGTCTCACAAGCGCGGTCACGGTGCTGAGCGCCGCTGATCCCGTGCGTGTGTTTCAAGAATTTGCGACTCTTGACTTGATCTCGAAAGGTCGCGTCGAAATCACGGTCGGCCGAGGGTCGTTCGGCGAGGCCTATCCCCTGTTCGGTCTGGACACTCGGAACTATGACGCACTCTTCGCTGAGAAGCTCGATCTTTTGCTGAAGCTTCGCGAAACGATCAATCTGAAGTGGGAAGGGCACTTTCGCCCTAGGCTCGATGGGCAAGGTGTCTTCCCGCGTCCCCATCAACAGCGGTTGCCGGTATGGGTAGGCGTCGGCGGCACGCCGCAGTCCTTTGCTCGCGCTGGCGCGCTGGGGCTTCCGTTGATGGTCGCGATTATTGGCGGCAGCTTTGAGAGGTTCCGTCCGCTGGTCGATCTCTATCGCGAGGCTGGGCAGCGTGCCGGCCACCCCCCTGAACAGCTCACCGTCGGCGTCCATGCGATGGGCTTTGTCGGAGAAACCACTGGGAAGGCCAAGGACGCCTTCTTTCCCGGCTGGGCGCATCTAACGGCAAAGATCGGTCGTGAACGTGGCTGGTCTTCCCCTACGCGCCAGCAGTTCGAGGCAATGTGCGGACCGGAAGGTGCATTCTTGATCGGCGACCCAGCAACTGTTGCCGGCAAAATGCTCAAAGCGAGCGCCGCACTCGGCGGCGTGTCTCGCATCACCTTCCAAATGAGCACGGCATCTCTCGATACGACCGCGATGAAGCGCTCGATCGAGCTGCTTGGAAACGACGTGGCACCCATCGTCCGGACAGCGCAGGCAAAGCCGTCAGGAACCCTCGACTTCTGA
- a CDS encoding SDR family NAD(P)-dependent oxidoreductase has protein sequence MMSSTSQHSGRSVAITGAGGGLGRDIALGLAAKGYIVFGTAMSPAEVHDLKDASDGRVSLTVCDMTKEQAVKAWAGGVSDALGAAGLDILINNAGILTPGPIELLSLDAIRHEFDVNVFGALSVINAFLPALRKAPGRIVQVSTWTATVPLPFNGPSGASKAAMEVFAAVYRAELKSFGIDVVVAPAGNMRTGGPAKTASALARVADGMTLEERALYGQAFDTFATTLNTMQSSGLDSVSAAKRVIELAEQVPAPSRAPVGPDADQMLRAAREKSDAELDALRLQIVGLS, from the coding sequence ATGATGTCATCGACCTCGCAACATTCCGGTCGTTCCGTTGCGATAACCGGAGCAGGAGGGGGTCTCGGCCGCGATATTGCCCTTGGGCTTGCCGCCAAGGGCTACATCGTTTTCGGCACGGCGATGTCCCCGGCGGAGGTTCATGACCTGAAAGACGCCTCCGATGGGCGTGTCAGCCTGACAGTTTGTGATATGACCAAGGAGCAGGCCGTAAAAGCCTGGGCAGGCGGCGTGTCCGACGCGCTCGGCGCCGCCGGGCTCGACATCCTGATCAACAATGCGGGGATCCTGACTCCAGGCCCGATCGAGCTTTTGTCACTCGACGCCATCCGGCACGAGTTCGACGTCAATGTGTTTGGGGCTTTGTCGGTCATCAACGCCTTCCTGCCGGCGTTGCGCAAGGCGCCTGGGCGCATTGTTCAAGTCAGCACCTGGACGGCTACCGTGCCGCTCCCCTTCAACGGGCCGTCTGGCGCATCGAAGGCGGCCATGGAGGTGTTCGCAGCAGTCTACCGCGCTGAACTGAAGTCTTTTGGCATCGATGTCGTAGTAGCGCCTGCTGGCAATATGAGAACCGGCGGCCCGGCGAAGACAGCTTCCGCCCTCGCTCGCGTCGCCGACGGTATGACGCTTGAAGAGCGCGCATTGTACGGCCAGGCGTTCGACACATTCGCCACCACACTCAACACCATGCAGAGTAGCGGCCTTGACTCAGTTTCGGCCGCCAAGCGCGTGATCGAACTGGCAGAGCAGGTCCCCGCACCGAGCCGCGCCCCGGTCGGCCCCGACGCCGACCAGATGCTTCGCGCGGCTCGTGAGAAATCCGATGCGGAGCTGGATGCCCTGCGCCTTCAAATCGTCGGTCTAAGTTGA